CGCGCTCTTTTCGCGGACGTCCAGCCCGTAGTGGTTGATGAGCGCGGTCTGGTAGCGCAGCCACTGGTCCCAGCAGCGCTGGCAGATGGAAGCGTGGATGCGCTGGCCCAGCTCATTGCGCAGCGGCGGCCGCTCGAGCTGCGGGCCGGGCTGGCCGCAGCGGGCGCACTGGATCTCGGTCATTCCCTCTCGCTTTCTTCTTGCCCGCAGTGCACGGGGCGGGCATCTTGCCCCGCCAATGCGGCAGGGCGAGGGTAACCTACACGGCAAGTTGTGGCTGTCCACCCCCACCGGGGGCTTCGGCGGGTGGCTGGCCCTGATCCTTTTACTCGCCGGGAGCGGGCCCGCCCTGGCGCAGGAGGCGCTGGTGCTGAGCGGCGGCGGGTCGCGCGGCATAGCGCACGCGGGGGTGGTGCTGGGGCTGGAGCGGCTGGGGCACCAGCCACGGCTGGTGGTGGGGACGAGTGCGGGCGCGATCGTAGGCGGGCTGTATGCGGCCGGGTACGCCCCGGCCGCCATCTGGCGGATCCTCCAGCAGACGGACTGGGCCGAGGTGTTCGCGCCGCCGCCGGTGCTCGAGGGCCCGGACCGGGCGGTGCGCTACCCCGTGGTGCGCGTCGCCATAGGGGCGGAGCGGGTGCGTCTGTTCGGCGGCTTCGTCCCTGAGCTGCGTA
The Gemmatimonadota bacterium genome window above contains:
- a CDS encoding oxidative damage protection protein: MTEIQCARCGQPGPQLERPPLRNELGQRIHASICQRCWDQWLRYQTALINHYGLDVREKSARDFLSANMEGFLFQTGGTEDIDTSKQGQISW